The DNA region GGTGCTACGAAAAAGAAGCTTTGGAACTGTTTGCCACGCACTACGAAACGGGGGAAGTGATCCCCATGGAACTCATTGAAAAAATTAAAGCTTCCGCTACGTTTCACGAAGGCATGCAAACGTTACGCCAATTAAGTTTTGGGCTGTTGGATATGAGTTGGCACTTCGACTTCGCTCAGTGCAAGCACGATGATGAATCTTCAAAATCATTCTCGGTAAAAGACTTTGAAAACAAAGCGTTTGAAAGCACCAAATTATATCCAGATGTTGCCGAAAACTGTATGAGCACCTCGTTTTCACATATTTTTCAAGGTGGTTATTCATCGGGTTATTACAGTTATAAATGGGCTGAAGTACTCGATGCCGATGCTTTCGAAATGTTTAAGGAAGAAGGTATTTTCAGCGAAACCGTTGCTCAAAAATTCAAAGATAATGTGTTGTCGCAAGGCGGTTCGGAAGACCCTATGACGCTTTACAAACGCTTCCGCGGAAAAGCGCCTCAACCCGAAGCATTATTAAGAAGGGCTGGATTAATCGAGAAGTAGTTTTTTTGCTTAAATTTGAATAAAAAACTATTTATGCCCAACAACCAGATAAATCCCAACAAGTGGATCGATTTATATTCCGACTACTTGTTCAACTACACCATTTCCCGTGTAAGCGATAGAGAAATTGCGCAAGATTTGGTGCAGGACACCTTTTTGGCTGGGCTTAAATCTATGAAAAACTTCAAAGGGGAAGCCAGCGAACGTACTTGGCTCATTTCCATTTTAAAACGAAAAATTATAGATTACTACAGAAAGATAAATTCCAACAAAGGCCAAGCAGAAGTTAGAATGAACTATAACTCTGGAGATGAGTCCGATGGCGACTGGCTGGAAGAACGCGTAGGTGACCCCTTCGACAAAACCGCTCAAGACACCCTTGAAAATGAAGAACTTGGAGATGCCATATACAATTGCTTGGATATGCTGCCCAAAAAACAAGCCGAGGTTTTTAAAATGAAAACCATTTTGGGTCACGATACTGAAGCGATTTGTAATGAACTGAATATTACACCGTCTAACCTTTGGGTAATCATCCACAGGGCACGTACAGCTCTCGCCGAATGTCTAAAAGAAAATTGGTTTTAATTATGTGTGCAAAAATTAAGGTGTTTATGCCTTGCGAAAAGGTAAATATAATGTGCGACAAAGCACAGTATTGTGAAGCTACATTTTGGGAAAAAATAGTTCTGAACCTTCACCTAGTTTACTGTAAAGCCTGCCGCAAATACACTAAAAATAACGGCAAATTGACCAAAGCTGTTAAAAGCTCAAAATTAAACTGCCTAGACGAAGCCTGTAAAGAAAACATGAAAAAGGAATTAAAAAAGGCTATGGAAGAACAATCAGTCTAAACCATTAAAAGCCACAGCAGCAACCAAAAAACGGGCAGTCCTTCAACCCAAAATGCTGTATAATATTTATTTCTTCCTGTTTTAGAGCACACCACAAACCAGCCCGTCACCACGGAAACCAATGCCAAAACTAAAATCCTTAACGTGGAAGTTTCATCTTTTAAAAACTCCATAAAAAACATGATTAACAGCAATGCCGACCCCAATAGTTTAGTCGCAGCAATTCCTATTTTTTGTGGCACGGTACTGAGTTTTAAACTATCATAAGCCAAATCCCTAATTTCAAACGGCAGCATCAAAACCACCACAAAAACAAAACGCTGAATGGCGGTAACAATCACGTCCCAGTTTATTGGATATTCATTGTTTATTAACGGCAAAAACACGGTTACCCCGCTCCAAACCAGGGCAATCAAGTAGATTTTGAGTCCGCTTACGCTCCTTAAGTTTTGCTGCTTGTCCAGAAAAAAATGCTTGGGCAAAAACGGAATAGCGTAAAAAAAAGTTATCAGCCCAAAAACGCCAATACACAACAACGTGTTTTGTTTTAATTGCCAAGCATAGTAACACATCAACAAAAAGCAGAAAAATGAAAATATTTGAATGGCTTTAAGCCAATTGGCCAAACTTCTGTGATGAAATTTAGCTACCCCGAAGTACTTTACAAAGTTATACCCAGTAATTGACGCGTAGAATATAAAACACAACACATTTTCATCGTAAGGGACTTTAAACTGAAAAAGCGTTATGAAAGATAAGGCATACACCGCCAAAGCCACATGGATACTGGCATTAATGTGAAAATCGAAAAGTTGCTTAAACACCCTCATTAAACAAAAATAATCAAACTGTTGATAAGACTTCCTTGCGGTTGAAAACTTTCCATTTAATGCAATAAAAAGCCTTAAATAATGCTTATTTTTGCGAATCATTTTTTGAAAACCTAAAATTCATGAATACAAACGCATTTGCCCTACGTCATATCGGCCCCAGTGAAGCCGAACAAAAACAAATGTTAAACGCCCTTGGTCTTGACAGTTTAGACCAATTGATTTACGAGACTATTCCGGACGATATCCGTTTAAAAAACGGGTTAAAACTGGACGAGCCCATGACTGAATATGAGTATTTATTGCATATTCATGAACTTTCAAAAAAGAACAAAGCATATACCACTTATATCGGTTTGGGATACCATCCCACCATTATGCCGGCTGTAATTCAGCGTAACATTCTTGAAAATCCGGGTTGGTACACGGCGTACACGCCCTATCAAGCCGAAATCGCACAAGGCAGATTGGAAGCCCTTTTAAACTTCCAAACCATGGTAATCGATTTAACCGGCATGGAAATTGCCAACGCTTCGCTTCTAGATGAGGCTACCGCAGCAGCCGAAGCCATGAGCTTACTCTTCGCCGTGCGAGAGCGCGACCAGAAAAAAGCAGATATTAACAAATTTTTTGTTTCCGAACATATTTTACCACAAACCTTATCTACCCTGCAAACTAGAGCCACACCTATTGGAGTGGAATTGGTTATAGGTAAGGAAGAAAACTTCGATTTTTCTGAAGATTTCTTCGGAGCCATTTTACAATACCCAGGGAAACACGGTCAAATCACCGATATAAAGTCATTTATAAAAAAAGCCAATGATTCAAGAATAAAAGTTGCCGTAGCTGCAGATATTTTGAGTTTGGTAAAACTGGAAGCCCCCGGAAAATTTGGTGCCGATATAGTAGTAGGCACTACCCAGCGTTTCGGCATCCCGATGGGTTATGGCGGCCCGCACGCTGCCTATTTTGCAACCAAGGAAGCTTACAAGCGCGACCTGCCTGGACGTATTATTGGCGTAACCAAAGATATGGATGGCAACCTAGCCTTACGTATGGCTTTGCAAACCCGTGAGCAGCATATTAAACGCGATAAAGCCACATCAAATATTTGTACGGCACAAGTATTATTGGCCGTTATGGCGAGCATGTATGCTGTGTACCATGGCCCAAAAGGACTAAAATTTATTGCTAACAAAGTACATAACCGCACCGTAATATTGGCGAACGCACTAAAACGTTTAGGTTACGAACAAGTGAACACCTCTTATTTTGATACCCTTCAAATAAAAACAAAGGCGAAGAAAATTAAAAAAGTAGCCATAGAGAAGAAGGTTAACCTATATTATCCCAATAAAGAAACGGTAACGGTTTCTATTAACGAAACCACTTCCATTAGAGATCTTAACTATTTAATTTCTGTTTTTGCTGAAGTGGCTAATGAAGAAACCATCGTTATTTCAAATATCACTGACGAAAACAGCATTGACGAAACCGTTAAAAGAACATCAGATTTTTTAACCGACCCTGTTTTCAACCTTTATCATTCTGAAACTGAATTGATGCGCTACATGAAAAATTTAGAGCGTAAAGACCTGGCCTTAAACCACTCCATGATTTCCTTGGGATCATGTACCATGAAACTCAATGCAGCCTCAGAAATGTTACCATTAAGCATTTACAAATGGGCCAACATCCATCCTTTTGCTCCATTAAAACAAGCCAAAGGTTACACCAAAGTTTTAAAAGAATTAGAAGACCAATTAACTGAAATAACAGGATTTGCCGCAACATCACTACAACCTAACTCTGGTGCTCAGGGTGAATTTGCAGGCTTAATGGTTATCAAAGCTTACCACGAATCGCGTGGCGACCATCACAGAAACATTTGCTTAATCCCATCATCTGCGCACGGCACCAACCCAGCTACTGCGGTAATGGCCGGAATGAAAGTGGTGGTTACCAAATCGACCGATGAAGGCAATATCGATGTTGACGATTTAAGGGCCAAAGCCGAATTACACAAAGATAACCTCTCTTGCTTGATGGTGACTTACCCGTCCACCCACGGTGTGTACGAATCGGCCATTAGGGAAATCACAAAAATCATCCACGATAATGGCGGACAAGTGTACATGGACGGCGCCAACATGAACGCCCAAGTAGGCTTAACCAACCCTGGAAATATTGGAGCAGATGTGTGCCACCTTAATTTACACAAAACCTTTGCTATCCCCCATGGTGGCGGAGGCCCAGGCGTAGGCCCTATTTGCGTTGCCGAACAATTGGTGCCATTTTTACCGGGCAATCCTGTAGTAAAAACAGGAGGCGAAAAAGCAATTACAGCCATTTCGGCCGCACCTTTTGGATCGGCTTTGGTTTGTTTAATTTCATACGGATATATTAAAATGCTTGGTGCAGAAGGCTTAACCGCTGCTACCAAAACAGCTATTTTAAATGCCAACTATATAAAACAACGTCTTCAAGGCAGTTTCGATACCTTATACTCTGGTGAACGTGGTAGAGCCGCCCACGAAATGATTGTCGATTGTCGTCCGTTTAAGGCCCACGGCATCGAAGTGAGCGACATTGCAAAACGATTGATTGATTATGGTTTCCATGCTCCAACAGTGTCATTCCCCGTCGCTGGCACGTTGATGATTGAACCTACCGAAAGTGAAAGCAAAGCCGAGCTAGACCGTTTTTGCGACGCCATGATTTCCATAAAAAAGGAAATTGACCAAATTTCAAAAAACAATACCAACAACGTTTTAAAAAATGCACCCCACACTTTAGGCATGGTAACAGCCAGCGAATGGAATTTCCCATACTCGCGTGAGGAAGCTGCATTTCCTTTGGAATATATTAGAAACAACAAATTTTGGCCTAGCGTGCGCCGCGTAGATGATGCCTTTGGCGACCGCAATTTGGTGTGCTCTTGCACCCCAATCGAGGCTTACGCCGAAGCATAAAATACAGGTTGAACATCGTAAATTTTAATAGAAGCAAATTGGCATGTTTGCTCGGTCAAACTATATTAGCACCTATAAACTGTTTCAAGGCAATTTGATTTATGAACATTAAAATCACAGGAACGGGCAGCTACATACCCAGTACCGTAGAAAAAAATACGGCCTTTCATAACCATACCTTTTTAAATGTAGATGGTTCGGCTATAAACGCTCCTAACGAGGTTATTGTTGAAAAATTTAAGGAAATTACCGGGATTGCAGAACGTCGTTACGCTAAAGACCATTTAAATTCTTCTGATTTAGGTTTTTTTGCTGCCGAAAAAGCCATTGAAGATGCCAATATTGATCCCGAAACTATCGATTATATTATCGCGGCACACAATTTTGGCGACGTTAAACATAACACCATTCAGGGTGATATGTTACCTTCTTTAGCCTCAAGAATAAAGCACAGTTTACGCATTAAAAATCCAAAATGTGTGGCCTACGATATTTTATTCGGATGCCCTGGTTGGGTGGAAGGCGTTATACAAGCCAAAGCTTTTATTAAATCGGGTATGGCGAAGCGCTGCTTAGTCATCGGTACCGAAACCTTATCGCGTGTTACCGATAAACACGACCGAGATGCCATGATTTTTTCCGATGGCGCCGGTGCCACTATTGTGGAAGCCAGCGATGAGGACGGTGGCATTTTGGCTCACGAAACAGCCAGTTTCACTTACGATGAAGCTTACTATTTGTTCTTTGGAAAATCAAACAACCCAGAACTGCCACAAGACACCCGTTATATTAAAATGGATGGGCGTAAAATCTATGAATTCGCGCTTACCAATGTGCCTAAGGCGATGAAAACCTGTTTGGACAATAGCGGCGTGGACATTAAAGACGTTAAAAAGATTTTTATCCATCAAGCCAACGAAAAGATGGACGACGCCATTTTAAAGCGCTTTTACCGACTGTACAAAACCGAAATTCCTGAAGGTGTCATGCCCATGAGCATCCAAAAATTAGGAAACAGTTCGGTAGCGACCGTTCCAACGCTGTTGGATTTGGTAAAGCGCAAGCAATTGGAAGGTCATAGTTTAAACAAAGGCGATATTGTTATTTTTGCCAGTGTTGGTGCCGGTATGCATATTAATGCTATTGTGTATCAATACTAGATTTATCTTACCAAAGTAAAATGAGATTGGAACTTTAATTTTGTTCCGTCCAGATTATATGTTACAATAAACCAATAATCGGTTGATGGCATATTTGCCCCTCTGTAAGTGCCGTCCCATTCTTTATTTTCTGGGTTGAGTGTTTTCAATAGTTTGCCATACCTATCGTAAATATGCAATTCGTACAGACAAGAAGCGGATTTTATTTCAAGGCTCCAAGTATCGTTGTAACCATCATCGTTTGGAGTAAAAAACGGCTTTACCTCAAAACATTCTGGCACTTGGCTTTCACAACTCAAACTCATATCTCCCAAATCATCAGAACAACCCGTATAATTATCGGTAACCAAAATATCATCGTACTCACCAAATGCTAGGCCAGTTAAATGCAATTCTCCAGAACCATCCGAGGATAAAGCGATACTTTCCATAACCGAGTCTTTTGAAAAAGAAACTGTATAATTTGAATTCACTGCCAAGCCTGATATAACAAAACCTCCTTTTTGAAAATCACACTCTGTTGATTCAGACCTCCTGATTTCGGCTTGAAAACTCAGTGTTTCTAAAGTAATCTGCCCTAAATTAACGGAGCACCCTGTAGCATCTTCGGCTACTACAACATTTTCATAAACACCAGCACCCAAACCATCCAAAATCAATTCACTGTTCACTCCCGAAAAATAACCTGTGGTTTTAACAGAGCCAGCATCCTTTGTATATGAAACCGAATATGCCGAATTCATTGACGGCACAGAAATTGCAACCCGTGCATCTGGATCCTCGCACCTACTCGCTGTGATTGATACAATTGAAACGTTGAAATCTGGGGCGTCTAAAAAGATTTGCCCTAAGTTTATAGAGCATGTAGTGGCCTGCTCCTCAATAAAAATATCTTCAAAAACGCCAGAATCTAGATTATTCAATTGTAATTCACCATCGGTATTGGATGTAAGCGTTCTACTTTCCGGTACCGAATCTTTAAAAAAAGATACCTCGTAATTTGAATTACCCAACAATCCTGAAATGATTATTACCCCATCTGAAACACCACATCTAGACGGGTTGGTTGAGGACAGGGAAGCTGAAAGACGGGGAGCATCCAAGACTTGGCTGGCTAAATTTCCTGAACAGCCACTGGAAACTTCTTCAATGCTAATGGACTCGTAACCTCCTGCCTCTAAACCACTAATTTCAATTACTCCCGAGGTGTTTGACGTTACCGATACTATTTCTTGAACATTATTTAAGGTGTACGAAACGGTATAACTTTCTGAGGCCAATAAATCTGAAATTGAAATAACCCCATCGAAACTGTTACAACTGGTTGGGTCGGTTGAGGAAATTTGGGCTTCAATATTTGGTGCTTCAATTGTAATTTGACCCAAATCACTTGAACAGCCTGTTGCATCGTTGGTTATTAATATTTCTTCATACACTCCATCAAGCAACCCTGAAATTGTAATTTCTCCAGTACCATCTGACTGAATATTTAATGTCACCAAAGAACCTAAATAATTATAGGTTATGGTATAATTTACATTGGATTCCAAATCTGATATTGTTATAGTACCGTCATCTGAATCACAACCTGACATATTTGTAAAGGAAACTGAACTTGTAAATGTTGAGGATAATAATTGAGCGATATTTTCATCAGTGAGCGCTCTATCCCAATATCTAAAATCATCTATTGCCCCTTTAAAATAATTTGCAGGAACTCCCAAATTCCTATCATGCCTACCTATACAACCAGGTGAATCAGAATATTGCAATGCCCCCCCTGAACCAGAATAAACACCTCCACTTTCATTACAGTCAAAATAAATCTTCATGTCATTAGCAGAATTAACGATAATGATTATTTGATGCCAACTATTAACTTGAATTGAAGAATTTGAGACATAACTTCTTCTTGTAGAGGAAACATAACTATTTGAACCATCTCCATAATTAATAGCATAATTTCCCGTGGATGCTTGAGAATTAAAAAAAACTCCAGTATTTCTGTCCTCCTCAAAAGAAGTATTAAACACTTCTCTATCATCCAAATCTGTACTATCATAATTAATCCAAAAAGAGAAAGAAACTGGTAAATTGGGTTTTAACTCAGAAATATTTGGGAAATTAATATAGTCATCAATGCCATCAAAATATATAGCTGAATTTGGGTTACCAAATCTGTCATCAACAAATGTTGCTCCAAAATTAATTGCATGGTTCCCATTAACACTTGAATCGTTGGTGTCTCCATCAAAAGTATAATGGAGCAATAAATTATCTGTTAAACTCTGCGAGAATATTTTCGTGCAAATCAACAAAAATATTATATTTAATCTCCTCATCAATATTCAAATTTAAAATAGCAAAACTTCCATTTTATAACCATAATCACTTTACAGGATCTACATATATTTGCAATTCAAATAAACATACATGAATTTAATTTATAAATTAATTTACCATTCAAAAATAAATTTTCTAATCAGAAACATTAATTATCTGTTAAAAAATTTATTTTTAAATAAAATTAAGATTCCTCCTTCAGGCATTCTGCACTTGAAAACAGGTTCAGGGAAAATAAAAATTGCCACCAACCAAACCAGTTACTTAACCCAATTACTATTCTGGAACGGATACAAAAAATTCGAATACTCAGAAATCTTTGAAAAACTATCAAAGAATGTAAATTGTTTTCTTGACATTGGTTCTAACATTGGCTACTATTCGTTAATAGCAGCAAAATCAAACCCCAATATTAAGGCCTATGCTTTCGAGCCGGCTATCGGCCCTAAGCATTTTTTAAATGAGAACATCAAATTAAATAATTTTCAAAATAACATAAAAGCTATCGATTTGGCACTGAGCAGTTCTTCTGGTGTAATTGATTTTTATGAGGTAAAAAGCAAAAAATATAAATATTTAAAATACGATCTAGCTGGTGAGGGAAACGCAGGCACAAAAACAACTTCAAGAAATTTTGTAAAGAATACTGTAACCGCTACAACATTAGCCGATTTTGTTAAATCTGAAAACTTAAAAAACATCGATTTAATCAAGATTGACACTGAAGGCACGGAAATAGACATTTTAAATTCTGGAAAAGAAATTATTGAAAAATTAGAACCCATTGTAATATGTGAAACACTTTTCAATACTATTGAAAAAGAATTAGATGCGTTTTTTGCTTCTTTAAACTTCGAATTTTATAACCATACAGAAAATGGTTTAGTAAGAACCACAACAATAAAAAGGGACTCTGACAATGGTATTAGAAACTGTTTTTTTGTTCCAAAATCTAAATTAAATTTAATTTCAGATTTTATAGTTAAAGAATGAATTTCTCCATCATCATTCCCGCCCATAACGAAGAAAGCACTGTCGCGCTAACTTTAGATTCCTTGGCCAAACAAACCCTATTGCCCAACAAAATTGTGGTAGTTAACGATAACTCAACCGACAAAACACAGGATATTGTTGAAGCCTACGCTGAAAGGCATACTTTTATTGCTTTGGTGAATTCAAAGTCATCAAACCAGCATTTGCCGGGCTCTAAAATCATCAATGCCTTTTACAAAGGTTTTGAAACCCTAGATACCAACTACGATGTGATTTGTAAATTTGATGCCGATTTAATTTTTCCGAAGGATTATTTAGAAAAATTGTCCGTTCATTTTAAGAAGAATCCCAAACTGGGCATGGCTTCCGGATTTTGTTATATTGAAAAAAACAACCAGTGGGTTTTAGAAAACCTCACCCGAAAAGACCACATTCGTGGTGCCCTGAAAGCCTACAGAAAAGACTGCTTTTTACAAATAGGAAAACTAAAGCCCTCCATGGGCTGGGACACGATTGATGAACTTTTAGCCAAATATTACGGCTGGGAGATTTTAACTGACGATTCGCTTCATGTAAAACATTTAAAGCCCACAGGCATCAGCTATAATAAAGCGTCAAAATATTTGCAAGGTGAAGCCATGTACAAAATGCGCTATGGTTTTTTTATTACTTTGATTTCAGCATTAAAACTGGCTTACAAAAAAGGCAACTTTGCTTTGTTTAAAGATTATATGGCGGGGTATTTTAAGGCCAAAAAAGAAAATATTGCCTTTTTGGTTTCGGAGGACGAAGGAAAATTTATTAGGAATTTACGTTGGAAAGGGATGTTGGGTAAATTGGTGTAATTTGAGTCTTTCTTTAGACAGAGTTTAATTTACAGCCTCATCTTTTGACAACAATTTGAAGATGCTTCGACTGCGCTCAGCATGACAACACAAATACAACTAACTTCTGACTTCTAACAAAACTAAAAACTCCAGCCTTTATAACTGCTTGAAGCTTCCAATTTATTTTCAATGGCATCTTTCAATTGAGGAAAAAAATCAATCCCTGTGAGTTTTTCAATAGAATCTACCGATACTACAAACTCGTAAAGCGGTTTTTTAGAATCTTGGTGCGGCATTAAAAAAGCAATCATTTTGGGGTTACCGTTGTTCGCATCAATAAGCACTTTGTAAAATTGCTTGGGCACTGAAACTTGTTCTTCTCCAATGGTTTCCAATCCATCTCTCAAAACCCCTCCTGTCACCACAAAAACGCCATCATATTTACTGGCCCAATAACGCACTTTTTGCTCCAAAGTATTCCAAATACCTGAATTGAACTGATGTTCTTGCGGACTAATATTACTGGTTAAAAACGTTTCATCGTGGGCTTGTTTAGAGTAACGCCTATCGCCTGCTGGGCATAAATGTCCGCGGTCATATCCCGAGTTTTTATAATTGCGCCAGTGCGCCGCACCGGTTTTTACAGCTTCGTCAATTTCAAAATACGGGCGTTTATGGTTGGTGCTAGAAAGGTGCGATTTTTTCAATTCGTAAGCAACCCATTCGGCCTGTTCGTGGGTTTCGCTATAAGATAACGAATAGCCTTCGTGATGCACTACCTGCCCTGTGGTACTGCTGGGTATAAAATATTCATTAGTTTCGGCTTTAGCATCTTTTCCGTCAGAAATCGCTTCGGCTTTTTCTTCTTCCTTTAAAAAGTGTTCATAGCCATAAATTCCAATAACAATTAGAATCGCCACAACCGAATATATTGTCCTCTTACTCATTATTCAAATACAAATTCCAAAGGCTGCCCAATAGCCCCATTAGGGAAACTGGAGCCTAAAAGTGCCGACATGGTTGGAGCAATATCAGTAATTTCAGTTTTTTGAAAAGTGTGTCCGTTTTTTATGCCCTTTCCAAAAAACAATAAGGGCACGTGGGTATCGTAGTTCATGCCAGAACCATGAGTGGATCCTGTGCGACCATAGGAAATAAAAGCAGGATCGTTAACCAACAGCACATCTCCAGAGCGCTTTTGGTTAAAGCCTTTTTGTAAAAGTGCTTCAATACCATCAACAAAATTTACCGAGCTCATAGTACTGGCTGTATAAGCCTTGTAAACATTAAGGTAACTTAATTGTTCGTAAACAATGGCCTCTTGTACTTCTTTTAAATTCAGCCCCAATTCTCTTACTTTATCCCAGTTCAAAAATATCTGATCGTTACTAACGTTTTCTAAAATGTCACTGGTGCCATAGGTTTCAACTAAAAAGTTGTTAAAATCTTTTTTACGCTGATTATTATCCAAATAACCCGCTGGAATTTTCACAGATTTTAAATAGGCCGGCACTTCAACCGCAGCGTGATCGGCTGTTAAAAATACAGTGTATTCTCCCTTTCCAACAGTTTCATCCAAAAAATTGAAAAAGCGTTCCAGCTCCAAATCTAAACGCAGGTAAGTATCTTGAACTTCTTTGGAATTTACACCAAATTTATGGCCGATATAATCGGTGCTTGAATAGCTCACCGC from Tamlana crocina includes:
- a CDS encoding sigma-70 family RNA polymerase sigma factor, which encodes MPNNQINPNKWIDLYSDYLFNYTISRVSDREIAQDLVQDTFLAGLKSMKNFKGEASERTWLISILKRKIIDYYRKINSNKGQAEVRMNYNSGDESDGDWLEERVGDPFDKTAQDTLENEELGDAIYNCLDMLPKKQAEVFKMKTILGHDTEAICNELNITPSNLWVIIHRARTALAECLKENWF
- the gcvP gene encoding aminomethyl-transferring glycine dehydrogenase is translated as MNTNAFALRHIGPSEAEQKQMLNALGLDSLDQLIYETIPDDIRLKNGLKLDEPMTEYEYLLHIHELSKKNKAYTTYIGLGYHPTIMPAVIQRNILENPGWYTAYTPYQAEIAQGRLEALLNFQTMVIDLTGMEIANASLLDEATAAAEAMSLLFAVRERDQKKADINKFFVSEHILPQTLSTLQTRATPIGVELVIGKEENFDFSEDFFGAILQYPGKHGQITDIKSFIKKANDSRIKVAVAADILSLVKLEAPGKFGADIVVGTTQRFGIPMGYGGPHAAYFATKEAYKRDLPGRIIGVTKDMDGNLALRMALQTREQHIKRDKATSNICTAQVLLAVMASMYAVYHGPKGLKFIANKVHNRTVILANALKRLGYEQVNTSYFDTLQIKTKAKKIKKVAIEKKVNLYYPNKETVTVSINETTSIRDLNYLISVFAEVANEETIVISNITDENSIDETVKRTSDFLTDPVFNLYHSETELMRYMKNLERKDLALNHSMISLGSCTMKLNAASEMLPLSIYKWANIHPFAPLKQAKGYTKVLKELEDQLTEITGFAATSLQPNSGAQGEFAGLMVIKAYHESRGDHHRNICLIPSSAHGTNPATAVMAGMKVVVTKSTDEGNIDVDDLRAKAELHKDNLSCLMVTYPSTHGVYESAIREITKIIHDNGGQVYMDGANMNAQVGLTNPGNIGADVCHLNLHKTFAIPHGGGGPGVGPICVAEQLVPFLPGNPVVKTGGEKAITAISAAPFGSALVCLISYGYIKMLGAEGLTAATKTAILNANYIKQRLQGSFDTLYSGERGRAAHEMIVDCRPFKAHGIEVSDIAKRLIDYGFHAPTVSFPVAGTLMIEPTESESKAELDRFCDAMISIKKEIDQISKNNTNNVLKNAPHTLGMVTASEWNFPYSREEAAFPLEYIRNNKFWPSVRRVDDAFGDRNLVCSCTPIEAYAEA
- a CDS encoding ketoacyl-ACP synthase III, with product MNIKITGTGSYIPSTVEKNTAFHNHTFLNVDGSAINAPNEVIVEKFKEITGIAERRYAKDHLNSSDLGFFAAEKAIEDANIDPETIDYIIAAHNFGDVKHNTIQGDMLPSLASRIKHSLRIKNPKCVAYDILFGCPGWVEGVIQAKAFIKSGMAKRCLVIGTETLSRVTDKHDRDAMIFSDGAGATIVEASDEDGGILAHETASFTYDEAYYLFFGKSNNPELPQDTRYIKMDGRKIYEFALTNVPKAMKTCLDNSGVDIKDVKKIFIHQANEKMDDAILKRFYRLYKTEIPEGVMPMSIQKLGNSSVATVPTLLDLVKRKQLEGHSLNKGDIVIFASVGAGMHINAIVYQY
- a CDS encoding T9SS type B sorting domain-containing protein is translated as MRRLNIIFLLICTKIFSQSLTDNLLLHYTFDGDTNDSSVNGNHAINFGATFVDDRFGNPNSAIYFDGIDDYINFPNISELKPNLPVSFSFWINYDSTDLDDREVFNTSFEEDRNTGVFFNSQASTGNYAINYGDGSNSYVSSTRRSYVSNSSIQVNSWHQIIIIVNSANDMKIYFDCNESGGVYSGSGGALQYSDSPGCIGRHDRNLGVPANYFKGAIDDFRYWDRALTDENIAQLLSSTFTSSVSFTNMSGCDSDDGTITISDLESNVNYTITYNYLGSLVTLNIQSDGTGEITISGLLDGVYEEILITNDATGCSSDLGQITIEAPNIEAQISSTDPTSCNSFDGVISISDLLASESYTVSYTLNNVQEIVSVTSNTSGVIEISGLEAGGYESISIEEVSSGCSGNLASQVLDAPRLSASLSSTNPSRCGVSDGVIIISGLLGNSNYEVSFFKDSVPESRTLTSNTDGELQLNNLDSGVFEDIFIEEQATTCSINLGQIFLDAPDFNVSIVSITASRCEDPDARVAISVPSMNSAYSVSYTKDAGSVKTTGYFSGVNSELILDGLGAGVYENVVVAEDATGCSVNLGQITLETLSFQAEIRRSESTECDFQKGGFVISGLAVNSNYTVSFSKDSVMESIALSSDGSGELHLTGLAFGEYDDILVTDNYTGCSDDLGDMSLSCESQVPECFEVKPFFTPNDDGYNDTWSLEIKSASCLYELHIYDRYGKLLKTLNPENKEWDGTYRGANMPSTDYWFIVTYNLDGTKLKFQSHFTLVR
- a CDS encoding FkbM family methyltransferase — its product is MKTGSGKIKIATNQTSYLTQLLFWNGYKKFEYSEIFEKLSKNVNCFLDIGSNIGYYSLIAAKSNPNIKAYAFEPAIGPKHFLNENIKLNNFQNNIKAIDLALSSSSGVIDFYEVKSKKYKYLKYDLAGEGNAGTKTTSRNFVKNTVTATTLADFVKSENLKNIDLIKIDTEGTEIDILNSGKEIIEKLEPIVICETLFNTIEKELDAFFASLNFEFYNHTENGLVRTTTIKRDSDNGIRNCFFVPKSKLNLISDFIVKE
- a CDS encoding glycosyltransferase family 2 protein; the encoded protein is MNFSIIIPAHNEESTVALTLDSLAKQTLLPNKIVVVNDNSTDKTQDIVEAYAERHTFIALVNSKSSNQHLPGSKIINAFYKGFETLDTNYDVICKFDADLIFPKDYLEKLSVHFKKNPKLGMASGFCYIEKNNQWVLENLTRKDHIRGALKAYRKDCFLQIGKLKPSMGWDTIDELLAKYYGWEILTDDSLHVKHLKPTGISYNKASKYLQGEAMYKMRYGFFITLISALKLAYKKGNFALFKDYMAGYFKAKKENIAFLVSEDEGKFIRNLRWKGMLGKLV
- a CDS encoding DNA/RNA non-specific endonuclease, which encodes MSKRTIYSVVAILIVIGIYGYEHFLKEEEKAEAISDGKDAKAETNEYFIPSSTTGQVVHHEGYSLSYSETHEQAEWVAYELKKSHLSSTNHKRPYFEIDEAVKTGAAHWRNYKNSGYDRGHLCPAGDRRYSKQAHDETFLTSNISPQEHQFNSGIWNTLEQKVRYWASKYDGVFVVTGGVLRDGLETIGEEQVSVPKQFYKVLIDANNGNPKMIAFLMPHQDSKKPLYEFVVSVDSIEKLTGIDFFPQLKDAIENKLEASSSYKGWSF